In Paracoccus aminophilus JCM 7686, a single window of DNA contains:
- a CDS encoding response regulator transcription factor yields the protein MTLPASIPAPSPCRVVVLDDHPVVAEGWGRIIRDRMDCEVIPVASPLAAFRAWRHEAPDAMVVDLTIGEQKIAGIRLIARLRQVGARLPILVFTMHRSPIIARRALQAGCNGLINKDSPSSEIADAFIEVVRGGSYVSTEMARKIALMNQPGTFSARPRLTPREEHILRGVAEGLSYREIAERAGISYKTVSNVSMTLKDKLGATTFADMVGKAIRYFDEL from the coding sequence ATGACCCTGCCTGCCTCGATCCCCGCGCCCAGCCCCTGCCGCGTCGTCGTGCTGGACGATCATCCGGTGGTCGCTGAAGGCTGGGGGCGCATCATCCGCGACCGGATGGACTGCGAGGTCATCCCGGTCGCAAGCCCGCTGGCCGCCTTTCGCGCCTGGCGGCATGAGGCGCCCGATGCCATGGTCGTCGATCTGACCATCGGCGAGCAGAAGATCGCGGGGATCCGTCTGATCGCGCGTCTGCGCCAGGTGGGGGCAAGGCTGCCGATCCTTGTCTTTACCATGCACCGCAGCCCGATCATCGCACGCCGCGCCTTGCAGGCTGGATGTAATGGATTGATCAATAAGGATTCTCCGTCCTCGGAAATTGCCGATGCCTTTATCGAGGTCGTGCGTGGCGGCAGCTATGTCTCGACCGAGATGGCCCGCAAGATTGCCTTGATGAACCAGCCCGGGACCTTTTCCGCACGCCCGCGGCTGACCCCGCGCGAGGAGCATATCCTGCGCGGCGTCGCCGAAGGATTGTCCTATCGCGAGATCGCCGAGCGCGCGGGGATCAGCTACAAGACCGTCTCGAATGTCTCGATGACGCTCAAGGACAAGCTGGGCGCCACGACCTTTGCCGATATGGTCGGGAAAGCGATTCGTTACTTCGACGAGCTTTAG
- a CDS encoding sensor histidine kinase produces the protein MQSGAAETATGAEAARAPAPWQKPGTTADHAPRPAANHKASLTLIAFLGSLLAGMIVCAIVGAIVIVNARSSVRTETDSAFHLATAAATFRLPTAFQREDMLAQASRLATEIDALRHVSAWVDDTRGRRIAPEDTAKPDGPSPPAWLTALLTPPPQSDIFPIRKYPNVIGILTITTDPSDEIAKTWETLRIALPLLALAITVMVAVTMMVSLFISRRLRLVEGAMARMRDNDLAVRAPDSGLRELAALSEGVNALASHLVAGRAENRHLQERMLTLAESERALIASDLHDEMGPQLFALRAAVGQAEAAAGKLPPAESAQLAEALAAIARHAGEVQKTARAAIEDLRPMTLDDANLEELLHELAFNFSEMAPDIEITLDADPRAAAGEAAEIAIFRFVRESVLNAIRHANPSRIHVRMELAPGEIVTVVSDNGSGPKGNRAGLGRSGMEDRALILGAVYTAPYRRNDLTLTELRMPL, from the coding sequence ATGCAAAGCGGCGCGGCAGAGACAGCAACCGGCGCAGAAGCGGCGCGCGCGCCCGCGCCGTGGCAAAAGCCCGGCACCACGGCCGACCATGCGCCGCGTCCGGCGGCCAATCACAAGGCCTCGCTGACCCTCATTGCCTTTCTCGGCTCGCTTCTGGCCGGGATGATCGTCTGCGCCATCGTCGGCGCGATCGTGATCGTGAATGCGAGAAGCTCGGTGCGGACCGAGACGGATTCGGCCTTTCATCTGGCCACCGCCGCCGCGACCTTCCGCCTGCCGACCGCCTTTCAGCGCGAGGATATGCTGGCCCAAGCCAGCCGCCTCGCCACCGAAATCGACGCGCTGCGCCATGTCTCGGCCTGGGTCGATGACACCCGTGGGCGCCGGATCGCGCCCGAGGATACCGCCAAGCCCGACGGACCAAGCCCGCCCGCTTGGCTGACCGCGCTTTTGACGCCGCCGCCGCAAAGTGACATCTTTCCGATCCGCAAATACCCTAACGTCATCGGTATTCTGACGATCACCACCGATCCGTCGGATGAGATCGCCAAGACCTGGGAAACCCTGCGCATCGCGCTGCCATTGCTGGCGCTTGCGATCACGGTCATGGTCGCGGTGACGATGATGGTCTCGCTGTTCATCAGCCGCAGGCTTCGGCTGGTCGAGGGCGCGATGGCGCGGATGCGCGACAATGACCTTGCGGTGCGCGCGCCCGATTCCGGTCTGCGCGAGCTGGCCGCGCTGTCCGAAGGGGTCAATGCGCTGGCCAGCCATCTGGTCGCGGGCCGGGCCGAGAACCGGCACCTGCAAGAGCGGATGCTGACCTTGGCCGAATCCGAGCGCGCTTTGATCGCAAGCGATCTCCATGACGAAATGGGCCCGCAGCTTTTCGCCTTGCGCGCGGCGGTCGGCCAAGCCGAGGCGGCGGCGGGCAAGCTGCCGCCCGCCGAGTCGGCGCAGCTTGCCGAGGCGCTCGCCGCGATTGCCCGCCATGCCGGCGAAGTCCAGAAGACCGCGCGCGCGGCAATCGAGGACCTGCGGCCGATGACGCTCGATGACGCCAATCTCGAGGAATTACTGCACGAACTCGCCTTCAATTTCTCGGAAATGGCGCCCGACATCGAGATCACGCTCGATGCCGATCCCCGAGCTGCCGCCGGTGAGGCCGCCGAGATCGCGATCTTCCGTTTCGTGCGCGAAAGCGTGCTCAATGCGATCCGCCACGCCAATCCAAGCCGGATCCATGTCCGCATGGAGCTGGCGCCCGGCGAGATTGTGACCGTGGTCAGCGACAATGGCAGCGGCCCCAAGGGCAATCGCGCGGGGCTTGGCAGATCGGGCATGGAAGATCGTGCCTTGATCCTCGGCGCGGTCTATACTGCGCCCTATCGCCGAAATGACCTGACTCTGACCGAATTGCGGATGCCTCTATGA
- a CDS encoding MBL fold metallo-hydrolase produces MTTMLPAAAPAQTARPATPGPAVTESLALGDFAVTPLLAGKVISDNPIATYALNVDPAEFARVCTDNFLPSAKSGNSFTPSLVKAGDALVLFDTGLNPEGILAALAQAGVAPEAITHVVLTHMHGDHIGGLMGEGPTFPNAELIVPRAENDYWAAQDNDAYKAKVLPLIGKARQIGDSDEILPGIRAEAAHGHTPGHTTYLLTSGEKQLLLSGDSFNHYVFSVAHPEWQVRFDADKEAAIQTRKKVLERLAVDRIPFIGYHMPYPAVGFISRRGEGYRFVPATYQFAV; encoded by the coding sequence ATGACAACGATGCTTCCCGCCGCAGCGCCCGCTCAGACGGCCCGCCCGGCGACCCCGGGCCCGGCTGTGACCGAGAGCCTGGCCTTGGGCGATTTCGCCGTTACGCCCTTGCTCGCGGGCAAGGTGATTTCAGACAATCCGATTGCGACCTATGCACTCAATGTCGATCCGGCCGAATTTGCCCGGGTCTGCACCGATAACTTTCTGCCAAGCGCCAAATCCGGCAATTCCTTCACGCCGAGCCTTGTGAAAGCAGGCGATGCGCTGGTGCTGTTCGACACCGGGCTCAACCCCGAGGGCATTCTGGCCGCTTTGGCGCAGGCCGGTGTCGCGCCCGAGGCGATCACCCATGTCGTCCTGACCCATATGCACGGCGATCACATCGGCGGGCTGATGGGCGAGGGGCCGACCTTCCCGAATGCCGAGCTGATCGTGCCGCGCGCCGAGAATGATTATTGGGCCGCGCAGGACAATGACGCCTATAAGGCCAAGGTCCTTCCCCTGATCGGCAAGGCGCGCCAGATCGGCGATAGCGACGAGATCCTGCCCGGCATCCGCGCCGAGGCGGCGCATGGCCATACGCCGGGACATACGACCTATCTGCTCACCTCGGGCGAGAAGCAGCTTTTGCTCAGCGGCGACAGTTTCAACCATTACGTTTTCTCGGTCGCCCATCCCGAATGGCAGGTCCGTTTCGATGCCGACAAGGAGGCCGCGATCCAGACCCGCAAGAAGGTGCTCGAGCGGCTTGCAGTGGATCGCATCCCCTTTATCGGCTATCATATGCCCTATCCCGCCGTGGGCTTTATTTCGCGTCGGGGGGAGGGCTACCGTTTCGTGCCCGCGACCTATCAATTCGCGGTCTGA
- a CDS encoding 3-hydroxyacyl-CoA dehydrogenase NAD-binding domain-containing protein, translating into MSIVTIAREGQIAIVTVDNPPVNALSQALRQGLWDAVEALDADPEVSAVVLTCAGRTFIAGADVREFGRTPEPPHLPDLVARIEAARAPWIAAIHGSALGGGLEVALGCRFRVAVASASLGLPEVTLGIIPGASGTVRTPRLIGVPAAVDLITSGKPLRAEKALTLGLIDAVIAGDLTAGAVAFATAALANPLPEPLSTRPLPPEPDAFWESQTAAVTKAAKGNHGPLRALEAIRKATESSFDEAMAFERQTFLDLRGSDQAAALRAVFFAERGATRPAHLGEAKPVAIARMAVIGGGTMGAGIAAALRDAGLPVTLIERDAEALARGIANIRAIFEGGVKRGKLSEAQFADRLAGVTGSTDYASLAKTDLVIEAVFEDIEVKRAVFAQLGVACRADAVLATNTSYLDPRALEAEIPNPARFIGLHFFSPANVMKLLEIVPTPATSPATLATAFALAKQLGKVPVAAGICEGFIGNRILKRYRAAAEALLRQGVAIAEVDAAMRGYGFAMGPFEAQDMGGLDIAYLQREGARASGQAVAETLGDILVRAGRKGQKTGGGWYDYIPGERKPQASEEVARLLAAEITAARTPALSTPLSREAIAETLVGEMAAEGDQILAEGIAHQASDIDLVEIHGYGFPRWRGGPMHARDRKLGKV; encoded by the coding sequence ATGTCCATTGTCACCATCGCCCGCGAGGGCCAGATCGCCATCGTCACCGTGGACAATCCTCCGGTGAACGCGTTGTCGCAGGCTTTGCGTCAGGGGCTGTGGGACGCGGTCGAGGCGCTTGACGCCGATCCCGAGGTCTCGGCGGTGGTGCTGACCTGCGCCGGGCGGACCTTCATCGCGGGCGCGGATGTGCGCGAGTTTGGCCGCACGCCCGAGCCACCGCATCTGCCCGACCTCGTCGCCCGGATCGAGGCCGCGCGCGCGCCTTGGATCGCCGCGATCCACGGTTCGGCGCTTGGCGGTGGGCTGGAAGTCGCGCTTGGCTGCCGCTTCCGCGTCGCGGTCGCCTCGGCGAGCCTCGGCCTGCCCGAGGTCACGCTTGGCATCATCCCCGGCGCCAGCGGCACGGTGCGCACGCCGCGCCTGATCGGCGTTCCGGCGGCGGTCGATCTGATCACCTCGGGCAAGCCCCTCCGCGCCGAAAAGGCCCTGACGCTTGGCCTGATCGATGCGGTGATCGCGGGCGATCTGACCGCCGGTGCCGTGGCCTTCGCCACGGCCGCGCTGGCCAATCCCCTGCCCGAGCCGCTCTCGACCCGCCCCCTGCCGCCCGAGCCTGACGCGTTCTGGGAAAGCCAGACCGCCGCCGTCACCAAAGCCGCCAAGGGCAATCACGGGCCTTTGCGCGCGCTGGAGGCGATCCGCAAGGCCACCGAAAGCAGCTTTGACGAGGCGATGGCCTTCGAGCGCCAGACCTTCCTCGACCTGCGCGGCTCGGATCAGGCGGCGGCCTTGCGCGCGGTCTTTTTCGCCGAACGCGGCGCGACCCGCCCCGCCCATCTGGGCGAGGCCAAGCCGGTGGCGATTGCGCGCATGGCGGTGATTGGCGGCGGCACGATGGGCGCGGGAATTGCGGCGGCGCTGCGCGACGCGGGCCTGCCGGTCACGCTGATCGAGCGCGACGCCGAGGCTCTGGCGCGCGGCATCGCCAATATCCGCGCGATCTTCGAAGGCGGCGTCAAACGCGGCAAGCTGAGCGAGGCGCAGTTCGCCGACCGGCTGGCGGGCGTCACCGGCTCGACCGATTACGCAAGCCTTGCCAAGACCGATCTGGTCATCGAGGCGGTCTTTGAAGATATCGAGGTCAAGCGCGCGGTCTTTGCCCAACTGGGCGTGGCCTGCCGCGCCGATGCGGTGCTCGCGACCAACACCTCCTATCTCGATCCGCGCGCGCTTGAGGCCGAGATCCCCAATCCCGCGCGCTTCATCGGGTTGCATTTCTTCAGCCCGGCGAATGTGATGAAGCTCTTGGAAATCGTGCCGACGCCCGCGACCTCGCCCGCGACCTTGGCCACGGCGTTCGCTCTGGCGAAACAGCTGGGCAAGGTGCCGGTCGCCGCCGGGATCTGCGAGGGCTTCATCGGCAACCGCATCCTCAAGCGCTACCGCGCCGCCGCCGAGGCGCTTCTGCGTCAGGGCGTGGCGATTGCCGAGGTTGATGCCGCGATGCGGGGCTATGGTTTCGCCATGGGGCCGTTCGAGGCGCAGGATATGGGCGGGCTTGATATCGCCTATCTGCAGCGCGAAGGGGCGCGGGCCTCGGGTCAGGCGGTCGCCGAGACGCTTGGCGACATTTTGGTGCGCGCCGGGCGCAAGGGCCAGAAAACCGGCGGGGGCTGGTATGACTACATCCCCGGCGAGCGCAAACCCCAAGCCTCAGAGGAGGTCGCGCGCCTGCTCGCCGCAGAGATCACCGCCGCGCGGACGCCCGCCCTAAGCACACCCCTCAGCCGGGAGGCGATTGCCGAAACGCTGGTCGGAGAAATGGCGGCAGAGGGCGATCAGATCCTCGCCGAAGGCATCGCCCATCAGGCCTCGGACATCGATCTGGTGGAAATCCACGGCTACGGCTTCCCGCGCTGGCGCGGCGGGCCGATGCATGCGCGCGATCGCAAACTTGGCAAGGTCTGA
- a CDS encoding ABC transporter ATP-binding protein, which yields MLTVEGLRSRYGRIEVLHGIDLRVDSGEIVTVVGANGAGKTTLLRCLSGVQPVSGGTITFRGEPLTAVPAYKRIGRGLAQSPEGRQIFTNLSVEENLRLGAFLYSDDRVEKDMEDAFQMFPILKEKRNLAAGGLSGGQQQMLAMARALMGRPSCLLLDEPSMGLAPIIVQQIFDVVKGLKALNVTVLLVEQNAFGALKIADRGYVMETGRVTIEGPAAELIADPRIREAYLGI from the coding sequence ATGCTGACGGTTGAAGGGCTGCGCTCGCGTTATGGGCGCATCGAAGTGCTGCACGGCATCGACCTGCGCGTCGATTCGGGCGAGATCGTCACCGTGGTTGGCGCGAATGGCGCGGGCAAGACGACGCTCTTGCGCTGTCTCTCGGGCGTCCAGCCGGTCTCTGGCGGCACGATCACCTTCCGGGGCGAGCCGCTGACGGCGGTGCCCGCCTATAAGCGGATCGGGCGGGGCCTTGCCCAATCGCCCGAGGGGCGCCAGATTTTCACCAATCTCTCGGTCGAGGAAAACCTGAGGCTTGGGGCATTTCTTTACAGCGACGACCGTGTCGAGAAGGACATGGAAGACGCTTTCCAGATGTTCCCGATCCTCAAGGAAAAGCGCAATCTCGCCGCAGGAGGCCTCTCGGGTGGTCAGCAGCAGATGCTGGCCATGGCGCGCGCGCTGATGGGGCGGCCGAGCTGCCTCTTGCTCGACGAGCCCTCGATGGGGCTGGCGCCGATCATCGTTCAACAGATCTTCGATGTGGTCAAAGGGCTCAAGGCGCTCAATGTCACCGTGCTGCTGGTCGAGCAAAACGCCTTCGGCGCGCTCAAGATCGCGGATCGGGGCTATGTCATGGAAACCGGGCGCGTCACCATCGAGGGCCCCGCCGCCGAGCTGATCGCCGATCCCCGCATCCGCGAAGCCTATCTCGGGATTTGA
- a CDS encoding ABC transporter ATP-binding protein yields MSLLDIKGLGITFGGLRAVHDVSFSVEPGQIVSVIGPNGAGKTTLFNMISGVYQPGAGQVILNGTDVTGMEPNRLAERGMSRTFQNLQIFQNMTVLENAASGFHLKERGPVLADLLGLPSSRKRVRAAHEGAMRLLERVGLDRAAEREAGNLSYGALKRLEIARALALDPTVLLLDEPAAGCNAVETEEIDHLIAEVAASGVAILLVEHDMKMVMRISNHIVVLDHGEKIAEDDPATVSRDPAVIAAYLGTEAEAEAAHADG; encoded by the coding sequence ATGAGCCTTCTCGACATCAAGGGCCTTGGCATCACCTTCGGCGGTCTGCGCGCGGTCCATGACGTGAGCTTCTCGGTCGAACCCGGCCAGATCGTTTCGGTGATCGGGCCGAATGGCGCGGGCAAGACCACGCTTTTCAACATGATCTCGGGGGTCTATCAGCCCGGCGCGGGTCAGGTCATCTTGAACGGCACCGATGTGACCGGGATGGAGCCGAACCGTCTGGCCGAACGCGGCATGTCGCGCACCTTCCAGAACCTCCAGATCTTTCAGAACATGACGGTTCTCGAAAATGCGGCCTCGGGGTTTCACCTCAAAGAGCGCGGCCCGGTTCTCGCCGATCTGCTTGGCCTGCCCTCGTCGCGCAAGCGCGTCCGGGCGGCGCATGAGGGCGCGATGCGGCTTCTCGAGCGCGTCGGTCTGGACCGCGCGGCCGAGCGCGAGGCCGGGAACCTGTCCTATGGCGCGCTGAAACGGCTCGAGATCGCCCGCGCGCTGGCGCTTGATCCGACCGTGCTTTTGCTCGACGAGCCCGCCGCCGGCTGCAATGCTGTCGAGACCGAGGAAATCGACCATCTGATCGCCGAAGTCGCGGCCTCGGGCGTGGCGATCCTGCTCGTGGAGCATGACATGAAGATGGTCATGCGCATCTCGAACCATATCGTCGTGCTCGATCACGGCGAAAAGATCGCCGAGGACGATCCGGCCACGGTCAGCCGCGATCCGGCGGTGATTGCCGCCTATCTCGGCACGGAAGCAGAAGCGGAGGCGGCACATGCTGACGGTTGA
- a CDS encoding branched-chain amino acid ABC transporter permease, giving the protein MKLSSKQITLLILTVLIALSPFFFPSGYYYRIGALIFVNGIAVTGIVILTGYAGQISLGHAGFAGIGGYACALAPVHWGIHPGLAIFLGAAISALLAYLVGRPILRLKGYYLGVASLGMGILISMVLTNERWLTKGPDGIEVPELGLRALLKDMGLNLTNGEFWYAFSGICLIIAAWLALNLYTSPTGRALRALHGSEIAARTVGIDVARAKLQAFVISAVFASVSGSLLALQNKFVSPDIAGYMHSIEMVTMAVLGGAGSVLGAIFGAGILTLLPQALTVFAEYEQLMLGLVMILVMIFMPQGLLPSILRKFRGGKRE; this is encoded by the coding sequence ATGAAACTCAGCTCCAAACAGATCACCCTCCTGATCCTGACCGTGCTGATCGCGCTGTCGCCCTTCTTTTTTCCCTCGGGCTATTACTACCGCATCGGCGCGCTGATCTTCGTCAACGGGATCGCAGTAACCGGCATTGTCATCCTGACCGGCTATGCCGGTCAGATCAGCCTCGGCCATGCCGGTTTCGCCGGGATCGGCGGCTATGCCTGCGCGCTCGCCCCGGTCCATTGGGGCATCCATCCGGGCCTCGCGATCTTTCTGGGCGCGGCGATCTCGGCGCTTTTGGCCTATCTGGTCGGGCGCCCGATCCTGCGGCTCAAGGGCTATTATCTTGGCGTCGCGAGCCTTGGCATGGGCATCCTGATTTCGATGGTCCTGACCAATGAGCGCTGGCTGACCAAGGGCCCGGACGGGATCGAGGTCCCCGAGCTTGGCCTGCGCGCTCTGTTGAAGGACATGGGCCTCAACCTCACCAATGGCGAGTTCTGGTATGCCTTCAGCGGGATCTGCCTGATCATCGCGGCTTGGCTGGCGCTGAACCTCTACACCAGCCCGACCGGGCGGGCCTTGCGCGCGCTCCATGGCTCGGAGATCGCGGCGCGCACCGTCGGCATCGACGTCGCCCGTGCGAAGCTGCAGGCTTTCGTGATCTCGGCGGTCTTCGCCTCGGTCTCGGGTTCGCTGCTGGCGCTCCAGAACAAATTCGTCAGCCCCGATATCGCGGGCTATATGCATTCGATCGAGATGGTCACCATGGCGGTTCTGGGCGGCGCGGGCTCTGTCCTTGGCGCGATCTTCGGCGCGGGGATCCTGACGCTGCTGCCCCAAGCCCTGACCGTCTTTGCCGAATATGAGCAGCTCATGCTCGGCCTTGTGATGATCCTTGTGATGATCTTCATGCCGCAGGGGCTTTTGCCCTCGATCCTGCGTAAATTCCGGGGAGGAAAACGCGAATGA
- a CDS encoding branched-chain amino acid ABC transporter permease, producing MSELMQFLLSGVTVGAVYALVALGFTIIYNASDVVNFAQGEFVMLGGMITFFAHQAGLPLPLAALIAIAVTSLVGIALNKLAIEPARGAPVVSLIIITIGASILIRGVTQLVFDKQIHSYPAFSGDDPIHVLGATILPQSLWVIAGALLVFIALWIFFSKTLMGKAILATSNNRIAAQLVGINTNLVMTFSFALSAAIGALAGVLVTPITLVSYDVGIALALKGFAAAMLGGMGNPKGALFGGLILGLLEALTAGYLSSQYKDATAFIVILAVLFFMPQGLFGKKSTERV from the coding sequence ATGTCGGAACTCATGCAATTTCTTCTGTCCGGGGTCACGGTCGGCGCGGTCTATGCGCTGGTCGCCCTTGGTTTCACGATCATTTACAACGCCTCGGATGTGGTGAATTTCGCGCAAGGCGAATTCGTCATGCTGGGCGGCATGATCACTTTCTTCGCGCATCAGGCCGGGCTGCCGCTGCCGCTGGCGGCACTGATTGCGATTGCGGTCACCTCACTGGTCGGGATCGCGCTCAATAAGCTCGCGATCGAGCCCGCGCGCGGTGCCCCGGTCGTGTCGCTGATCATCATCACCATCGGCGCCTCGATCCTGATCCGGGGCGTGACGCAATTGGTTTTCGACAAGCAGATCCACAGCTATCCCGCCTTTTCGGGCGATGATCCGATCCATGTGCTGGGCGCGACCATCCTGCCGCAGAGCCTCTGGGTGATCGCGGGCGCGCTTCTGGTCTTTATTGCGCTGTGGATCTTCTTCTCGAAGACGCTGATGGGCAAGGCGATCCTTGCGACCTCGAACAACCGCATCGCGGCGCAGCTTGTCGGCATCAACACCAACCTCGTGATGACCTTCTCGTTCGCGCTTTCCGCCGCCATCGGCGCGCTCGCGGGCGTTTTGGTCACGCCGATCACGCTGGTTTCCTATGATGTCGGCATCGCGCTGGCGCTCAAGGGCTTTGCCGCGGCGATGCTCGGCGGCATGGGCAATCCCAAGGGCGCGCTCTTTGGCGGGCTGATCCTTGGCCTTCTCGAGGCGCTGACCGCGGGCTATCTGAGCTCGCAATACAAGGATGCGACCGCCTTCATCGTGATCCTCGCGGTGCTCTTCTTCATGCCGCAGGGTCTCTTCGGCAAGAAATCGACAGAGCGGGTGTGA
- a CDS encoding ABC transporter substrate-binding protein has product MKMTTSLLATMVALGFATIAQAEIKIGASVSSTGPASFLGDPEAKTLEMMVEEANAKGGINGEQVKLVLYDDGSDPNKARTFATRLIEDDEVVAIIGGSTTGTSQSIAAVAEDNEVPFISLAGAIEIIKPVRPYTFKTPHTDRMACEKIFEDMKAQGITKIGMISGTDGFGASMHAQCKDVIGTYGIEIVADETYGPQDADMTPQLTNIKGKAGLQAVLNPGFGQGPAIVTRNYKQLAITVPLYQSHGVASDGFITLAGKEAAEGVRIPGTALLVADILPDSDPQKPVVTAYKTAFEAKTKTPVGTFGGYAHDAFNILSDSITRAGSAEPKAIRDAIEKTSGLVGTTGIVTMTPEDHLGLDLSAFKMLEIKDGKWTLID; this is encoded by the coding sequence ATGAAAATGACGACAAGCCTTCTGGCGACCATGGTCGCCCTTGGTTTCGCCACCATCGCGCAAGCCGAGATCAAGATCGGCGCCTCGGTGTCCTCGACCGGCCCGGCCTCGTTTCTGGGCGATCCCGAGGCGAAGACGCTGGAGATGATGGTCGAAGAGGCCAATGCCAAGGGCGGCATCAATGGCGAGCAGGTCAAGCTGGTGCTTTACGACGACGGCTCGGACCCGAATAAGGCGCGCACCTTCGCGACCCGCCTGATCGAGGATGACGAGGTTGTCGCGATCATCGGCGGCTCGACCACCGGCACTTCGCAATCCATCGCCGCCGTGGCCGAGGACAATGAGGTGCCCTTCATCTCGCTGGCGGGCGCGATCGAGATCATCAAGCCGGTCCGCCCCTATACGTTCAAGACGCCGCACACCGACCGCATGGCCTGCGAAAAGATCTTCGAGGATATGAAGGCGCAGGGCATCACCAAGATCGGCATGATCTCGGGCACCGACGGCTTCGGCGCCTCGATGCATGCACAATGCAAGGACGTGATCGGCACTTACGGCATCGAGATCGTCGCGGATGAGACCTACGGCCCGCAAGACGCCGACATGACGCCGCAGCTGACGAACATCAAGGGCAAGGCCGGGCTGCAAGCCGTGCTGAACCCGGGCTTTGGTCAGGGCCCGGCGATCGTGACGCGCAACTATAAGCAGCTTGCGATCACCGTGCCGCTTTACCAATCCCATGGCGTTGCCTCGGACGGGTTCATCACGCTTGCGGGCAAAGAGGCGGCCGAGGGCGTGCGCATCCCGGGCACGGCGCTTCTGGTCGCCGATATCCTGCCCGACAGCGATCCGCAAAAGCCGGTCGTCACCGCCTACAAGACCGCCTTTGAAGCCAAGACCAAGACCCCGGTCGGCACCTTCGGCGGCTATGCCCATGACGCTTTTAACATCCTGAGCGATTCGATCACCCGTGCTGGCAGCGCCGAGCCCAAGGCGATCCGCGACGCGATCGAGAAGACTTCGGGCCTCGTCGGCACCACCGGCATTGTCACCATGACCCCGGAAGATCACCTCGGCCTCGATCTCAGCGCCTTCAAGATGCTGGAGATCAAGGACGGCAAATGGACCTTGATCGACTGA